Proteins from a genomic interval of Quercus lobata isolate SW786 chromosome 11, ValleyOak3.0 Primary Assembly, whole genome shotgun sequence:
- the LOC115968374 gene encoding proline--tRNA ligase, cytoplasmic-like — protein MAGGDAKKSNASGGGKKKEVKKETGLGLANRKDENFGEWYSEVVVNGEMIEYYDISGCYILRPWAMAIWEIMQKFFDAEIKKMDIQNCYFPLFVSPGVLQKEKDHVEGFAPEVAWVTKSGESELEVPIAIRPTSETVMYPYYSKWIRGHRDLPLKLNQWCNVVRWEFSHPTPFIRSREFLWQEGHTAFATKAEADAEVLDILELYRRIYEEYLAIPVVKGKKSEMEKFAGGLYTTSVEAFVPNTGRGIQGATSHCLGQNFAKMFEINFENEKGEKGMVWQNSWAYSTRTIGVMVMVHGDDRGLVLPPKVASVQVIVIPVPYKDADTQAIFDACSTTVASLSEAGIRAKADSRDNYSPGWKYSHWEMKGVPLRIEIGPKDLANSQVRAVRRDNSAKTDIPRDKLVEQVKEMLDNIQQSLFDAAKQKRDACIQTVKTWDEFVEALGQRKMILAPWCDEEEVEIEVKARTKGEMGACKSLCSPFDQPELLEGTKCFASGKPAKRWTYWGRSY, from the exons ATGGCTGGTGGCGATGCAAAAAAGTCTAATGCAAGTGGTG GGGGGAAAAAGAAGGAGGTGAAGAAGGAGACTGGTTTGGGACTAGCGAATCGCAAGGATGAGAATTTTGGGGAGTGGTATTCTGAG GTAGTTGTGAATGGAGAAATGATTGAATATTATGACATCTCTGGCTGTTATATTCTGAGGCCATGGGCAATGGCTATCTGGGAGATAATGCAA AAATTTTTTGATgctgaaataaagaaaatggacaTCCAGAACTGCTACTTCCCACTTTTTGTTTCTCCTGGCGTATTACAGAAGGAGAAGGATCATGTTGAGGGTTTTGCTCCTGAG GTCGCATGGGTAACAAAATCTGGGGAATCTGAGTTGGAAGTGCCCATAGCAATTCGCCCAACAAGTGAAACTGTCATGTATCCTTACTATTCTAAATGGATTAGGGGACACCGTGACTTGCCTTTGAAACTTAATCAATGGTGCAATGTTGTTCGATGGGAATTCAGTCATCCTACGCCATTTATCAG GAGTCGTGAGTTTCTCTGGCAGGAAGGGCACACTGCTTTTGCAACAAAAGCAGAGGCAGATGCAGAG gTGCTAGATATTTTGGAACTGTATAGACGCATATATGAAGAGTACTTGGCTATTCCTGTCGTAAAGGGAAAGAAGAGTGAGATGGAGAAGTTTGCTGGTGGACTTTACACAACTAGTGTTGAG GCATTTGTTCCAAATACTGGTCGTGGCATACAAGGTGCAACTTCGCATTGTCTGGGTcaaaattttgctaaaatgTTTGAGATAAACTTTGAAAATGAGAAGGGAGAGAAGGGTATGGTCTGGCAGAACTCATGGGCCTATAGCACTCGGACG ATTGGTGTTATGGTGATGGTTCATGGGGATGACAGAGGCTTAGTGCTGCCACCAAAAGTAGCATCTGTCCAGGTTATTGTAATTCCTGTGCCTTATAAAGATGCTGATACTCAGGCAATCTTTGATGCCTGTTCTACCACTGTGGCCTCCTTGTCTGAGGCAGGTATTCGTGCTAAGGCAGACTCTAGAGATAATTACTCTCCTGGTTGGAAGTACTCACATTGGGAAATGAAAGGCGTTCCTCTAAGAATTGAAATTGGTCCAAAAGACTTGGCAAATAGTCAG GTACGTGCTGTTCGCCGTGATAATTCAGCAAAAACAGACATCCCTAGGGACAAGCTGGTTGAGCAAGTAAAAGAAATGCTGGACAATATCCAACAAAGCCTGTTTGATGCTGCCAAACAAAAACGAGATGCTTGCATTCAGACTGTAAAAACTTGGGATGAATTTGTGGAAGCACTCGGCCAAAGGAAAATGATCTTAGCACCTTGGTGTGATGAGGAG GAGGTGGAGATAGAAGTAAAAGCAAGGACAAAGGGTGAGATGGGAGCATGTAAGAGCCTTTGTTCCCCATTTGACCAGCCAGAGCTCTTAGAAG GTACTAAATGCTTTGCATCGGGAAAGCCTGCAAAAAGATGGACGTACTGGGGAAGGAGTTACtag
- the LOC115966391 gene encoding transcription factor MYB86-like yields the protein MGHHCCSKQKVKRGLWSPEEDEKLVNYITTHGHGSWSSVPKLAGLQRCGKSCRLRWINYLRPDLKRGSFSSQEERIIIDVHRILGNRWAQIAKHLPGRTDNEVKNFWNSCIKKKLLAQGLDPNTHNLLPSHKTNDIHNNGCNFSHTNPKPTSLFSVNSLMADASVDMNTPFSTLLSFPPTDNNFSSPTIPIYELLNPNAVWTNQEQNPSSLVGSASSVSSSLLNPSGFDSVQENCMWSGSFQPMEITKQDEMLQPEQQVLKPQLEMKDSEVEIKKADKLSDERNNMDASFVNSNFDFDFMESTLMPCGMFYNASPMDQFAWDC from the exons ATGGGCCATCACTGCTGCAGCAAACAGAAAGTCAAGAGAGGGTTATGGTCtcctgaagaagatgaaaagctcGTCAATTACATAACCACCCATGGCCATGGTTCATGGAGTTCTGTTCCAAAACTTGCAG GCTTGCAGAGGTGTGGAAAGAGTTGCAGATTAAGATGGATAAACTATTTGAGACCAGATCTCAAAAGGGGTTCGTTTTCCTCACAAGAAGAGAGAATCATCATTGATGTTCATAGGATTCTTGGCAACAGATGGGCTCAGATAGCCAAGCATTTGCCTGGCAGAACAGACAATGAGGTCAAGAACTTTTGGAATTCTTGCATTAAGAAGAAGCTCCTTGCACAAGGTTTAGATCCCAACACTCACAATCTCCTTCCTTCTCACAAAACTAATGATATTCACAACAATGGCTGCAATTTCTCTCATACTAATCCCAAACCCACTTCACTTTTCTCTGTAAATTCACTAATGGCAGATGCTTCTGTGGACATGAACACACCATTTTCCACATTACTTTCTTTTCCGCCTACCGATAATAACTTTTCCAGCCCAACCATACCAATCTATGAACTCCTAAACCCTAATGCTGTATGGACAAACCAAGAGCAAAATCCAAGTTCTTTAGTGGGAAGTGCTTCATCAGTATCTTCTTCTCTCTTAAACCCATCTGGTTTTGATAGCGTACAAGAGAACTGCATGTGGAGTGGTAGCTTTCAACCAATGGAGATCACAAAACAAGATGAAATGTTGCAGCCAGAGCAACAAGTACTGAAGCCACAGCTAGAGATGAAGGACAGTGAAGTGGAAATTAAGAAGGCTGATAAATTGAGTGATGAGCGGAACAATATGGATGCTTCATTTGTGAACTCaaactttgattttgattttatggAGTCCACACTAATGCCATGCGGTATGTTTTACAATGCTAGTCCAATGGATCAATTTGCATGGGATTGTTAG
- the LOC115968625 gene encoding pentatricopeptide repeat-containing protein At5g66520-like yields the protein MLMSLSHHLLKPMNHLLVSWSIKNFNSWALAIRNNVSSPHKVLYLFSKMHRSSVPSDSFSILFTLKSCTHLQNLTVIQHLHAHIVKIGFSSHVYVATSLLYAYVLMSFENARVLFDEMPERNTVTWNTMITGYSRSGDVESARAVFEEMPVRDVASWSAMLAAYVKNGNYVQAVAVFRDMMAHEGLRPDQVTLGSVLTGCAHMGSLGLLAGKSVHGFMAKNGWELNVELGTVLVDMYAKCGFVKTACRVFGLMQERNVVSWTALICGSAQHGYSKEVLSLFEMMQNAGVRPNELTFTGILTACVHTGLVDEGRKYFKMIEECGLEPRIQHYGCIVDLLGKAGLLEEAYEIIRTMKFEPNIVLWGSFLTACREHKQFGMAERVIDKVLSMITPENNGGVYSLIADLYVLGEKWDEAESLRKLMLKENVKKARGSSFIRSW from the coding sequence ATGCTTATGAGCCTCTCCCACCACTTACTCAAACCCATGAACCACTTATTAGTTTCTTGGTCCATCAAAAACTTTAATTCATGGGCATTAGCTATTAGAAATAATGTATCTTCTCCACACAAAGTCTTATACCTCTTTTCAAAAATGCATCGCTCATCTGTCCCCAGTGACAGTTTCTCCATACTTTTTACACTAAAATCTTGTACCCATTTGCAAAATCTCACTGTTATTCAACACCTCCATGCCCACATTGTCAAAATAGGATTCAGTTCTCACGTCTACGTTGCCACTTCTCTGCTCTACGCGTATGTTCTCATGTCTTTTGAGAATGCTCGTGTcctgtttgatgaaatgcctgAGAGAAATACAGTCACGTGGAACACGATGATTACTGGGTATTCGAGGTCTGGGGACGTAGAGAGTGCACGTGCTGTTTTTGAGGAAATGCCAGTAAGGGATGTTGCGTCATGGTCTGCCATGTTAGCTGCATATGTTAAAAATGGCAATTATGTCCAGGCTGTAGCGGTTTTTCGAGATATGATGGCGCATGAGGGGTTAAGACCTGACCAAGTGACTCTAGGATCAGTTCTAACAGGATGTGCCCACATGGGTTCACTTGGATTGTTGGCTGGGAAATCTGTTCATGGGTTTATGGCAAAGAATGGGTGGGAGTTGAATGTGGAACTTGGTACAGTTTTGGTTGACATGTATGCCAAGTGTGGCTTCGTGAAGACTGCTTGCCGGGTTTTTGGATTGATGCAAGAAAGGAATGTCGTGTCTTGGACTGCTTTGATTTGTGGTTCGGCACAACATGGCTACAGCAAAGAAGTATTGTCTTTGTTTGAGATGATGCAAAATGCTGGAGTGAGGCCCAATGAATTGACTTTCACAGGGATTCTAACTGCGTGTGTGCATACAGGATTAGTTGATGAGGGTCGAAAATATTTCAAGATGATTGAAGAATGTGGGTTAGAGCCAAGAATCCAACATTATGGGTGCATAGTTGATTTGCTAGGTAAGGCAGGGCTGTTAGAGGAAGCATATGAGATAATTAGGACAATGAAATTTGAACCCAATATTGTCTTGTGGGGTTCATTCTTAACAGCTTGTAGGGAGCATAAGCAATTTGGGATGGCTGAGAGGGTAATTGATAAGGTCTTGAGTATGATAACGCCCGAGAATAATGGAGGGGTTTATTCCCTTATTGCTGATTTGTACGTTTTGGGTGAGAAGTGGGATGAAGCAGAGAGCCTTAGAAAATTAATGCTCAAAGAAAATGTCAAGAAGGCTAGGGGTTCAAGTTTTATCAGAAGCTGGTAA
- the LOC115966392 gene encoding uncharacterized protein LOC115966392: MEEAGPHHHTAGPRQENVNPHQAESRGSQHGDPREGPEQGEAHERSVRTTHTTRIHSHGKSHVSHAEREGDLQREIADLKRELRRTRTERSPPRSELSSEESDGASYRQRSRTPPSETFSYEEERRRRRRRRASPSRGLGNEAMNKALSQISKSPFTKNIDDAIHPRRFNQPTFSLYDGHSDPVEHVSYYSQKMAIYSRDDALMCKVFSSSLGLTAMKWFNGLRANSVGSFKVLTRAFGARFITCSRTPQPLGSLLALSMREGETLKNYSDRYWEMFNEIEGNEIEGKNDDVAITTFKAGLPADHGLRKSLTGKPVTSICQLMDRIDKYRRVEEDQLQGRGKAKAIPQERRDFRPDRYNNNRPRKDFGGQSGSADAQVVNAVFREPVQQVLEKIKNEPFFKWPNKMAGEPRKRNPNLYCHYHRDHGHTTDNCRNLWDHLEQLVQEGKLKQLLHHSSARASQAGLEGRGDASSRPPLGTINVIFAAPGRTGSCPSKVLSVFRPPAEDHPQASKRARVRVPLVLGFSDEDMAGTIQPHEDALVVTLRIGRYDVRRVMVDQGSVVDVMYPDLYKGLGLKPENLTTYNSPLVSFEGRLVVPKGLIRLPVQAGTDVVEVDFIVVDVFSPYTAIMGRPWLHTLKAVSSTLHQKVKYPSGNQVLEIIGDQAMARQCQVAAIQHRPEAEASATADNES, encoded by the coding sequence ATGGAGGAAGCGGGCCCACATCACCATACGGCGGGACCCCGTCAGGAGAATGTCAATCCTCACCAAGCGGAGTCgaggggctctcagcatggtgACCCTCGAGAGGGTCCCGAACAGGGAGAAGCCCACGAAAGGAGTGTACGTACAACTCATACAACCAGAATTCACTCTCATGGGAAAAGTCATGTTTCCCATGCAGAGCGTGAAGGGGATTTAcaacgtgagattgcggacctgaagagagagttgcgccGTACGCGGACAGAGCGTTCCCCACCTCGCTCCGAACTATCGTCGGAGGAGTCGGATGGAGCTAGTTATAGGCAGAGATCCAGAACTCCACCAAGTGAGACTTTTTCCTATGAGGAGGAACGTCGCCGTCGACGTAGGCGCAGAGCCTCAcctagcaggggcttgggtAACGAGGCAATGAACAAGGCCCTGAGTCAGATTTCTAAGTCACCCTTTACGAAGAACATTGATGATGCCATTCATCCTCGGCGATTCAATCAGCCGACTTTCTCTTTGTATGATGGCCATTCAGATCCGGTCGAGCATGTAAGCTATTatagccagaagatggctatttaTTCGAGGGACGAtgctttgatgtgcaaagttttcTCGTCGAGTTTGGGCCTGACGGCGATGAAGTGGTTCAACGGCTTAAGAGCCAATTCTGTGGGATCCTTTAAAGTGCTGACTCGGGCTTTTGGCGCTCGATTTATTACTTGCAGCAGGACTCCTCAGCCGTTGGGATCTTTGTTGGCCTTGTCCATGCGCGAGGGGGAGACCCTCAAGAATTACTCAGATAGGTattgggaaatgtttaatgaaattgaGGGAAATGAAATTGAGGGAAAGAACGATGATGTGGCTATAACTACTTTCAAAGCCGGCCTCCCAGCTGACCATGGTTTGAGGAAGTCCCtgacgggtaaacctgtcaCCAGCATCTGTCAACTGATggataggatagacaagtacaGGAGGGTAGAGGAGGATCAACTTCAGGGAAGAGGGAAGGCTAAAgcgatccctcaggagaggagggactttaGGCCGGACCGTTATAACAACAACCGACCACGGAAGGACTTTGGTGGGCAGTCGGGCTCGGCGGACGCTCAGGTGGTTAATGCTGTGTTTCGAGAGCCAGTACAGCAAGTTTTGGAAAAGATAAAGAATGAGCCATTCTTCAAGTGGCCTAAcaagatggcgggagagccCAGGAAACGTAACCCGAACTTGTACTGTCATTATCATCGAGATCATGGGCATACGACAGATaactgcaggaatctatgggACCACTTGGAGCAACTGGTCCAAGAAGGGAAATTGAAGCAACTCCTGCATCATTCTAGTGCGAGAGCGAGCCAAGCAGGTTTAGAGGGGAGGGGGGACGCCTCATCGAGACCCCCTCTTGGTACTATTAACGTTATCTTTGCGGCTCCAGGAAGGACCGGATCTTGCCCTTCTAAAGTGTTATCAGTATTCCGGCCCCCGGCCGAGGATCATCCTCAAGCTTCGAAGAGAGCCAGGGTGCGTGTCCCCTTAGTTTTGGGCTTTTCGGATGAGGACATGGCTGGGACCATACAGCCCCACGAGGATGCCTTGGTAGTGACGTTGAGGATTGGAAGGTATGATGTCAGAAGGGTGATGGTCGATCAAGGTAGCGTTGTGGATGTAATGTATCcagatttgtacaaggggctcgGTTTGAAGCCCGAGAACTTGACTACATACAACTCTCCTCTGgtaagttttgagggaaggttggtTGTTCCTAAAGGACTGATTCGGTTGCCTGTGCAAGCAGGTACAGacgtggtggaggtggattttattgttgtGGATGTTTTCTCCCCGTACACAGCCATTATGGGCAGACCTTGGTTACATACCCTTAAAGCGGTGTCGTCTACGCTGcaccagaaggtgaagtacccatctgGGAACCAAGTGTTGGAGATAATAGGGGATCAGGCGATGGCTCGGCAATGTCAGGTAGCGGCTATACAgcatcggccagaggcagaGGCCTCGGCCACGGCCGACAACGAGTCATAG